In the Oryza glaberrima chromosome 6, OglaRS2, whole genome shotgun sequence genome, one interval contains:
- the LOC127777259 gene encoding probable xyloglucan endotransglucosylase/hydrolase protein 25, producing the protein MAALLVVVLVAMSAMVATANFNQEFDITWGDGRGKILEDGQLLTLTLDRTSGSGFQSKHEYLYGKIDMQLKLVPGNSAGTVTAYYLSSQGPTHDEIDFEFLGNVTGEPYTLHTNVFTQGQGQREMQFRLWYDPTKDFHTYSILWNPKHIIFMVDDMPIRDFRNLEGKGIAFPKNQPMRLYSSLWNADDWATQGGRVKTDWTHAPFSASYRGFRADACVVAAGGRTRCGATVGTDAAPGTGAAAAAGGWYNQELDLTRQQRMRWVQSKYMIYNYCTDPKRFPQGVPAECSM; encoded by the exons ATGGCGGCTCTGCTTGTGGTCGTGTTGGTTGCCATGTCGGCCATGGTGGCGACGGCCAACTTTAACCAGGAGTTCGACATCACCTGGGGCGATGGCCGTGGCAAGATCCTCGAGGATGGCCAGCTGCTGACGCTCACGCTGGACAGGACGTCCGGCTCAGGGTTCCAGTCCAAGCACGAGTACCTCTACGGCAAGATCGACATGCAGCTCAAGCTCGTCCCCGGCAACTCCGCCGGCACCGTCACCGCCTACTAC TTGTCGTCGCAGGGGCCGACGCATGATGAGATCGACTTCGAGTTCCTGGGGAATGTGACCGGGGAGCCGTACACGCTGCACACCAACGTGTTCACGCAGGGGCAGGGCCAGCGCGAGATGCAGTTCCGCCTCTGGTACGACCCCACCAAGGACTTCCACACCTACTCCATCCTCTGGAACCCCAAGCACATCAT ATTCATGGTGGACGACATGCCGATCAGGGACTTCAGGAACCTGGAGGGGAAGGGGATCGCGTTCCCGAAGAACCAGCCGATGAGGCTCTACTCCAGCCTGTGGAACGCCGACGACTGGGCGACGCAGGGTGGACGCGTCAAGACGGACTGGACGCACGCGCCCTTCTCGGCCTCCTACCGCGGCTTCCGCGCCGACGcctgcgtcgtcgccgccggtggccgcacGCGCTGCGGCGCCACCGTCGGCACCGACGCCGCacccggcaccggcgccgccgccgccgccggtggatgGTACAACCAGGAGCTCGACCTCACGCGGCAGCAGCGGATGCGGTGGGTGCAGAGCAAGTACATGATCTACAACTACTGCACCGATCCCAAGCGCTTCCCCCAGGGCGTCCCCGCCGAGTGCTCCATGTGA
- the LOC127777352 gene encoding DEAD-box ATP-dependent RNA helicase 35B, with protein sequence MAAVAAAAAGGDSPRRGTPDSDEEDYEEYVPVAKRRAMEAERLRRATKPPTTNAVAVAAPPPPPRSTSSPAAGEVAVKTSLLVKATKLKREAPEVTPAERLLQQEREMIEHLSDRKALMPVGEIAKGISYSEPITTGWRPPLRLRRMPRSRADALRRSWHILVDGDDVPPPSRSFGDLRLPEPILRTLRGKGIEKPTPIQVQGLPVALSGRDMIGIAFTGSGKTLVFVLPLIMAALQEEILMPIVPGEGPFGLIVCPSRELARQTHEVIEMFLAPLMEAGYPEIRPLLCIGGVDMRTQMEVVKKGVHIVVATPGRLKDLLSKKKMNLDNCRYLTLDEADRLVDLGFEDDIREVFDHFKAQRQTLLFSATMPEKIQNFAKSALVKPIIVNVGRAGAANLDVIQEVEYVKEEARIIYLLECLQKTPPPVLVFCEHKADVDYIQEFLLLKGVEAVAIHGGKDDEERKDAFKSFKASEKDVLVATDVASKGLDIPDIQHVINYDMPAEIENYVHRIGRTGRRGKTGVATTFINKNQTETTLLDLKQLLIESKQRLPPILADLDDPQEDDKVAIAQQSGVKGCAFCGGLGHRIEACPKQQLQNSVTLARARSDYFGGGGYRGEI encoded by the exons atggccgccgtcgccgccgccgccgccggcggcgactcgcCCCGCCGCGGAACACCGGACAGCGATGAGGAGGACTACGAGGAGTACGTCCCCGTCGCCAAGCGCCGGGCCATGGAGGCCgaacgcctccgccgcgccactAAACCGCCGACCACGAACGCAGTTGCAGTtgcagccccgccgccgccaccgcgctccacctcgtcgccggcggcgggtgagGTTGCGGTCAAGACGAGCCTGCTCGTGAAGGCCACGAAGCTGAAGCGCGAGGCCCCTGAGGTGACCCCGGCCGAGCGGCTGCTCCAGCAGGAGAGGGAGATGATCGAGCACCTCTCCGACCGCAAGGCTCTCATGCCCGTCGGCGAGATCGCGAAGGGGATCAGCTACTCCGAGCCGATCACCACGGGGTGGAGGCCGCCGCTTCGCCTCCGCCGCATGCCGCGGTCCCGCGCGGACGCGCTGCGACGGAGCTGGCACATCcttgtcgacggcgacgacgtgccCCCGCCGTCCCGAAGCTTCGGCGACCTCCGTCTCCCGGAGCCCATCCTCCGCACGCTCCGCGGCAAGGGAATCGAGAAGCCGACCCCAATCCAGGTGCAGGGTCTCCCCGTCGCGCTCTCCGGGCGGGACATGATCGGGATCGCGTTCACGGGGTCCGGGAAGACGCTGGTGTTCGTGCTGCCGCTCATCATGGCGGCGTTGCAGGAGGAGATCCTGATGCCGATCGTGCCCGGCGAGGGCCCGTTCGGGCTCATCGTCTGCCCGTCGCGGGAGCTCGCGAGGCAGACGCACGAGGTGATCGAGATGTTCCTCGCGCCGCTCATGGAGGCCGGGTACCCGGAGATACGGCCGCTGCTCTGCATTGGAGGCGTGGACATGAGGACGCAGATGGAGGTGGTGAAGAAGGGCGTGCATATTGTAGTGGCGACTCCTGGGAGGCTCAAGGATTTGCTctccaagaagaagatgaatctTGATAACTGCAG GTATTTAACACTAGATGAGGCGGACAGACTAGTCGATCTTGGATTTGAGGACGACATCAGGGAGGTGTTCGACCATTTCAAGGCACAGAGACAGACACTCCTCTTCTCTGCCACCATGCCAGAGAAGATCCAGAATTTTGCAAAGAGTGCGCTAGTGAAACCAATCATTGTCAATGTGGGAAGAGCTGGAGCAGCAAACCTTGATGTCATCCAAGAGGTTGAGTATGTCAAGGAGGAAGCAAGAATCATATACCTCCTTGAGTGTCTCCAGAAAACCCCACCCCCTGTGCTGGTTTTCTGCGAGCACAAAGCCGATGTCGATTACATCCAAGAATTTCTTCTTCTGAAAGGTGTCGAAGCTGTTGCAATCCATGGTGGAAAAGATGATGAGGAAAGAAAAGACGCGTTCAAATCATTCAAAGCCTCAGAAAAGGATGTATTGGTAGCTACAGATGTTGCATCCAAAGGCCTTGATATCCCTGATATCCAGCATGTGATCAACTACGACATGCCTGCTGAGATAGAGAACTATGTGCATCGGATTGGAAGAACCGGCAGGCGTGGGAAAACCGGCGTCGCAACGACATTCATCAACAAGAACCAGACAGAGACTACGCTTCTTGACCTGAAGCAATTGCTCATCGAATCAAAGCAAAGGTTACCACCAATTCTGGCTGATCTTGATGATCCACAGGAGGACGATAAGGTGGCCATTGCTCAGCAGAGTGGTGTGAAGGGCTGTGCGTTTTGTGGTGGCCTTGGCCATCGTATCGAGGCCTGCCCCAAGCAGCAGCTCCAGAACAGTGTCACGCTTGCTCGAGCAAGAAGTGATTACTTCGGTGGTGGTGGCTACCGGGGGGAGATTTGA
- the LOC127777090 gene encoding uncharacterized protein LOC127777090, translated as MRRRRWPARCAAALCIAVVVLQLAAAAAARSLSSSRRRAHDHGHRVALPASAAAAASSLQQPVHRAVAKAKGGGRSTAFDAGGGVPCKEKSGGHGGAPSPCSDDDDKRVVPTGPNPLHNRNKNCPHQLFLHGVFVSIPQVEDSAVHHV; from the exons atgaggaggcggcggtggccggcacgctgcgccgccgcactgtgcatcgccgtcgtcgtgctgcagctcgccgccgccgccgctgccaggtCACTGTCGTCGTCTAGGCGCCGCGCGCACGACCACGGCCACAGGGTGGCgctgccggcgtcggcggcggcggcggcgtcgtccctGCAGCAGCCCGTGCATCGCGCCGTGGCGAAGGCGAAAGGTGGTGGACGCTCGACCGccttcgacgccggcggcggcgtgccgtgTAAGGAGAAGAGCGGCGGACACGGCGGCGCTCCGTCACCgtgctccgacgacgacgacaagcgCGTCGTGCCGACGGGCCCGAACCCCTTGCACAACAG AAACAAGAATTGCCCTCATCAGCTATTCCTCCATGGGGTGTTTGTTTCGATTCCACAAGTGGAAGATTCTGCAGTTCATCATGTCTGA
- the LOC127777089 gene encoding DNA-directed RNA polymerases II, IV and V subunit 8B-like, with translation MWAPLLPPLSATYTRTQPCKNPCQFSQPTPAFPSRPLTPPPPPPPPRKMVEHLFEDIFTVTRLDPDGKKFDRVSRIEARSEQFDMYMQLDVATEVYPMRAGDRFTMVLAPTLNLDGTPDTGFYTQAGRKTLADKFDYVMHGKLYKISEDSSSGQATKVEIYASFGGLLMMLKGDPSSAASFELDQRLFLLIRKV, from the exons atgtgggccccactcctCCCCCCTCTTTCCGCCACATACACAAGAACCCAACCATGTAAAAACCCTTGCCAATTTTCGCAGCCAACTCCGGCATTCCCCTCGCGAcctctcacgccgccgccgccgccgccgccgccgag GAAAATGGTTGAGCACCTATTCGAGGATATCTTCACTGTGACCAGGCTCGATCCTGATGGGAAGAAGTTCGACAGAG TTAGTCGCATCGAAGCTCGTAGCGAGCAGTTCGACATGTACATGCAGTTAGATGTTGCTACTGAGGTCTATCCGATGCGTGCTGGTGACAGATTCACCATGGTTTTAGCTCCTACTCTGAATCTGGATGGAACTCCGGACACTGGCTTCTACACGCAG GCTGGCAGAAAAACACTTGCTGACAAGTTTGACTATGTCATGCATGGAAAGCTCTACAAGATCTCAGAAGACAGTTCCAGTGGTCAAGCCACCAAAGT GGAGATCTATGCATCGTTTGGTGGCCTTCTGATGATGCTCAAGGGTGACCCCTCCAGTGCCGCTAGCTTTGAGCTGGACCAGAGGCTGTTCCTCCTCATTCGAAAGGTGTAG